In one Leptogranulimonas caecicola genomic region, the following are encoded:
- the tsaE gene encoding tRNA (adenosine(37)-N6)-threonylcarbamoyltransferase complex ATPase subunit type 1 TsaE, whose product MSDLTRPSDSCYLSTSPFVTQELGVLLGRCVREGDLVILTGDLGAGKTNLTQGVARALGVSEPVTSPTFNILAIHEGDDLTLYHFDLYRLEDVDQLGDAGVLDIAGVEGVSLVEWGEPFAPLLGDDRLEVAISRVGQGAGEPARQIQVTGCGERGRALAQAWDKAVADALSS is encoded by the coding sequence ATGAGCGATCTTACCCGTCCTAGCGACAGCTGCTACCTGAGCACTTCTCCTTTCGTCACCCAAGAGTTAGGGGTCCTCTTGGGCCGGTGTGTGCGCGAGGGCGACCTGGTGATTCTCACGGGGGATCTGGGCGCCGGCAAAACCAACCTCACCCAGGGAGTGGCTCGGGCGTTGGGGGTCTCTGAGCCTGTGACCAGCCCCACCTTCAACATCTTGGCCATCCATGAGGGGGACGACCTCACCCTCTACCACTTTGACCTCTATCGCTTGGAGGATGTAGACCAGCTGGGCGATGCCGGCGTTCTCGATATTGCCGGCGTCGAGGGCGTGAGCCTGGTGGAATGGGGCGAGCCCTTCGCACCCCTGTTGGGCGATGACCGTCTGGAGGTCGCCATCTCCCGCGTGGGTCAGGGGGCAGGGGAGCCTGCCCGTCAAATTCAGGTGACCGGCTGCGGTGAGCGTGGCCGCGCGCTGGCTCAGGCCTGGGACAAGGCCGTGGCAGATGCCCTGTCCTCCTAG
- the glmS gene encoding glutamine--fructose-6-phosphate transaminase (isomerizing) → MCGIVGYTGTKQVLPFLLQGLETLEYRGYDSAGVALEQADGRLLQIKCKGRVAALRELCGSYDTTSTCGIAHTRWATHGEPSDVNAHPHQDCSHKISVVHNGIIENYQALTAELQEAGHSFVSQTDTEVIAHLIEEAMEGPAKGDLLVALSLACGRLEGSWAIACLSTDDPGRIVCARKGSPLVIATTADGAYAASDVTALAGIAQEVIYLDDGQLARLEPTGQCQVFTSDLEPVDTPETYSVDWDASAASMGDYPDFMAKEIAEQPEAIERLLKDRLGRQGIRLDELDLTNEEIAAIDRIYIVACGTSYHVGLIARTLIESWAKVPVTVEPASEFNYQDVLVTDHTLCIIITQSGETADTLASARKMHAAGAKVIAITNVIGSSAAREADGVVYIQAGPEVAVASTKAYTAQMVASMLVALFLAQHNGSLGIREVQRRFHDLERVPDLIRTVLSRAWQDEAASRAFVNAHSSLFLGRGIASTTAAEGALKLKEISYLHAEAYPAGEMKHGPIALIDPGYPVVVVCPDDRVRYKTISNIQEVKARGATVVSVATDGDQKVAQLSDYLLLIPPAPDFCVPVIAVVHLQMLARYVALARGCDVDKPRNLAKSVTVE, encoded by the coding sequence ATGTGCGGCATTGTTGGCTATACCGGTACCAAGCAAGTGTTGCCCTTCCTACTCCAAGGCCTCGAGACCCTCGAGTATCGCGGCTACGACTCTGCAGGCGTTGCCCTCGAGCAGGCAGACGGCCGCCTCCTGCAAATCAAGTGCAAGGGCCGCGTGGCTGCCCTGCGCGAGCTTTGTGGCAGCTATGACACCACCTCCACCTGCGGTATCGCCCATACTCGCTGGGCCACCCACGGTGAGCCCTCAGACGTCAACGCCCATCCCCACCAGGACTGCTCTCACAAGATCTCGGTGGTGCACAACGGCATCATCGAGAATTACCAGGCGCTCACCGCAGAGCTTCAAGAGGCCGGGCACAGCTTTGTGTCTCAAACCGACACCGAGGTCATCGCGCACCTCATCGAAGAGGCCATGGAAGGCCCGGCGAAGGGCGACCTTTTGGTGGCCCTGTCTTTGGCGTGCGGCCGCCTCGAGGGTTCCTGGGCCATCGCATGCCTCAGCACAGATGACCCTGGCCGCATCGTGTGCGCGCGAAAGGGCTCGCCCCTGGTTATCGCTACCACAGCCGATGGCGCCTATGCCGCCTCGGACGTCACCGCCCTGGCAGGCATCGCACAGGAGGTCATCTACCTGGACGACGGCCAGCTGGCGCGGCTGGAGCCCACGGGCCAGTGCCAGGTCTTTACTTCAGACCTGGAGCCTGTGGACACTCCTGAGACCTACTCGGTGGACTGGGACGCCTCTGCCGCTTCCATGGGCGACTATCCCGACTTCATGGCCAAAGAGATCGCCGAGCAGCCAGAGGCCATCGAGCGCCTGCTCAAGGACCGCCTGGGACGCCAGGGCATCCGTCTAGACGAGCTGGATCTCACCAACGAGGAGATCGCCGCCATCGACCGTATCTACATCGTGGCCTGCGGCACCTCCTACCACGTAGGCCTCATCGCCCGCACTCTCATCGAGTCCTGGGCCAAAGTGCCCGTGACTGTGGAGCCCGCCAGCGAGTTCAACTACCAAGACGTCCTGGTCACCGACCATACCCTCTGCATCATCATCACTCAGTCCGGCGAGACGGCAGACACGCTGGCCTCGGCTCGCAAGATGCATGCCGCCGGCGCCAAGGTCATCGCCATCACCAACGTCATTGGCTCTTCGGCCGCCCGCGAGGCAGACGGCGTGGTCTACATCCAGGCCGGCCCCGAGGTGGCAGTGGCGTCCACCAAGGCCTATACCGCTCAGATGGTGGCCTCCATGCTGGTGGCGCTCTTCTTGGCCCAGCACAATGGCTCTCTGGGCATTCGCGAGGTCCAGCGTCGCTTCCATGACCTGGAGCGAGTGCCCGACCTTATCCGCACGGTGCTTTCCCGTGCTTGGCAAGACGAGGCTGCATCCCGCGCCTTTGTGAACGCCCACTCGTCGCTCTTCTTAGGCCGCGGCATTGCTTCCACCACGGCGGCCGAGGGTGCGTTGAAGCTCAAGGAGATCAGCTATCTGCACGCCGAGGCCTATCCTGCCGGCGAGATGAAGCACGGCCCCATCGCCCTGATCGATCCGGGCTATCCGGTGGTCGTGGTGTGTCCCGACGATCGCGTGCGCTACAAGACCATCTCCAACATTCAGGAGGTCAAAGCCCGTGGGGCCACTGTGGTCTCAGTGGCTACCGACGGCGATCAAAAAGTAGCCCAGCTCTCCGACTACCTGCTGTTGATCCCCCCTGCACCGGACTTCTGCGTGCCGGTGATCGCGGTGGTGCATCTGCAAATGCTGGCCCGCTACGTGGCCCTGGCCCGCGGCTGCGACGTGGACAAGCCCCGCAACCTGGCCAAGTCGGTCACGGTGGAGTAG
- the tsaD gene encoding tRNA (adenosine(37)-N6)-threonylcarbamoyltransferase complex transferase subunit TsaD — MDFPLSSYVLAFDTSTDELACALGRFDGLDPHPGAAAQAGCFSVAAESDFACRRQANVELVPTCQKLLDEAGCVMDQVAGIVVGRGPGSFTGVRIGIATAKGLGCGRDCPVMGVSTLDAVAWRAWEAGVRGLVGVVGDAMRHEVYPGLYGIDDVGVTRLFSVETVLKAPEAQKLWALRADAQDIQLTGDGLKKYADLYREAGLTRLLPQELWAPSGASLLLAASAALEAAAAEKQAPSELTAPGELPGHPALVLPVYTRLSDAEENELKRLGLSEPATAATTGCDDALADRHLQLRPMSVNDLEAVSLLEDAVFAGSEHTPWNQSMFAEELGQPGRSWWVAHDEGQVVGFAGGRLAGDDLEILDVAVSAARRREGIGARLLARVAYDGQVLGARSSSLEVFSANGGARALYESLGYSEAGVRADYYGTGQDAVIMTAALPLSVKPADDRPDPTSQVAPWPMEDLGRSSEAAKAVLAAQPLVLAIESSCDETAMAVIDGSGTILANVVSTQIDFHARFGGVVPEIASRKHTEAIVGVYQEALEQAGTALGCGSLLASDLAAVGVTQGPGLVGALVVGVAFAKGLCAGAGLPLIGVNHLEGHLYANLFETPDLKPPFVASLVSGGHTMLVHVRDWGDYQVLGETIDDAVGEAFDKVAKALGLGYPGGPVISRLAAQGNPKAIAFPRAMLHSHDYRFSLSGLKTAVITYIEGENAAGRPINLPDLAASFQAAVIDVQVAKALAAAEECDVDDFCVGGGVAANPALREAYTLALGQRGVRVTLPPLSACTDNAAMIALVALREYRAKKFAPLTMDADPNWSL; from the coding sequence ATGGATTTCCCCCTTTCTTCCTATGTGCTGGCTTTCGACACCTCCACCGACGAGCTGGCCTGCGCCCTGGGCCGCTTCGACGGCCTCGATCCTCACCCAGGAGCTGCAGCTCAGGCGGGGTGTTTCTCGGTAGCGGCGGAGTCTGACTTTGCCTGCCGCCGCCAGGCCAATGTAGAGCTGGTCCCCACGTGCCAAAAGCTGTTGGACGAGGCCGGCTGTGTCATGGACCAGGTGGCGGGCATCGTGGTGGGCCGAGGCCCCGGCTCCTTTACCGGCGTGCGCATTGGCATTGCCACCGCCAAAGGCCTGGGTTGCGGGCGCGATTGTCCCGTGATGGGCGTTTCAACCCTTGATGCAGTGGCATGGCGCGCCTGGGAAGCCGGCGTGCGCGGTTTGGTGGGCGTGGTGGGAGACGCCATGCGCCATGAGGTTTACCCTGGTCTCTATGGCATCGATGATGTTGGCGTGACCAGGTTGTTCTCGGTGGAGACGGTGCTCAAGGCCCCCGAGGCCCAAAAGCTCTGGGCTCTCCGTGCCGACGCCCAAGATATCCAGCTCACCGGCGACGGCCTCAAAAAGTACGCCGACCTCTATCGCGAGGCTGGCCTCACCCGCTTGCTGCCCCAAGAGCTCTGGGCGCCTTCGGGCGCCTCGCTTCTGCTGGCGGCTTCGGCGGCGCTTGAGGCCGCGGCTGCCGAGAAGCAAGCGCCCTCAGAGCTTACAGCTCCCGGTGAGCTCCCGGGCCATCCGGCGCTGGTGCTGCCGGTCTATACCAGGCTCTCAGATGCCGAGGAAAACGAGCTCAAGCGCCTGGGGCTTTCTGAGCCTGCCACCGCTGCCACCACCGGCTGCGACGATGCGCTGGCCGATCGTCATCTGCAGCTGCGTCCCATGTCGGTAAACGACCTGGAGGCGGTCTCGCTTTTGGAGGATGCGGTCTTTGCGGGCAGCGAGCATACCCCCTGGAACCAATCGATGTTTGCAGAAGAGCTGGGTCAGCCGGGGCGATCCTGGTGGGTGGCTCATGATGAGGGCCAGGTAGTGGGCTTTGCGGGCGGAAGACTGGCCGGCGACGACCTGGAGATCCTGGACGTGGCGGTGTCTGCCGCGCGCCGCCGCGAGGGTATCGGCGCGCGCCTTTTGGCCCGAGTGGCCTATGACGGCCAGGTGCTGGGGGCGCGCAGCTCCTCGTTGGAGGTCTTCTCGGCCAATGGCGGGGCCCGGGCGCTCTACGAGTCGCTGGGCTATAGCGAGGCCGGCGTGCGTGCCGACTATTACGGTACCGGTCAAGATGCGGTTATCATGACGGCGGCGCTCCCGCTTTCGGTAAAGCCTGCCGACGATAGGCCGGATCCCACCTCTCAGGTGGCTCCCTGGCCGATGGAAGATCTGGGCCGCAGCAGCGAGGCCGCCAAAGCCGTCCTGGCAGCTCAGCCTCTTGTTTTGGCTATCGAGAGCTCCTGCGATGAGACCGCCATGGCCGTCATCGACGGCAGCGGCACGATCTTGGCCAACGTGGTGTCCACGCAGATCGACTTCCACGCGCGCTTTGGCGGCGTGGTGCCAGAGATCGCCAGCCGCAAACATACCGAGGCTATCGTGGGCGTCTACCAGGAGGCGCTGGAACAGGCGGGCACGGCGTTGGGCTGCGGCAGCCTTCTGGCTTCAGATCTGGCGGCGGTAGGCGTCACGCAAGGCCCCGGGCTGGTAGGCGCCTTGGTGGTGGGCGTGGCCTTTGCTAAGGGGCTCTGTGCAGGAGCCGGCCTGCCTCTCATTGGGGTGAATCATCTGGAAGGCCATCTTTACGCCAACCTCTTTGAGACGCCGGATCTTAAGCCGCCCTTTGTGGCCAGTCTGGTCTCTGGCGGCCATACCATGTTGGTGCATGTGCGTGATTGGGGCGACTACCAGGTGTTGGGCGAGACCATCGATGACGCGGTGGGCGAGGCCTTTGACAAGGTGGCCAAGGCGCTAGGCCTGGGCTATCCCGGCGGGCCGGTCATCAGTCGCTTGGCTGCGCAAGGAAACCCCAAGGCCATCGCCTTTCCCCGGGCCATGCTCCACAGCCACGACTATCGCTTCTCGCTTTCGGGATTGAAGACGGCGGTGATCACCTACATCGAGGGCGAAAACGCCGCTGGCAGACCCATCAACCTGCCCGATCTGGCGGCCAGCTTCCAGGCGGCGGTCATCGACGTGCAGGTGGCCAAGGCACTCGCCGCCGCAGAAGAGTGCGATGTGGACGACTTTTGCGTGGGTGGCGGAGTGGCTGCCAATCCGGCATTGCGCGAAGCCTATACTC
- a CDS encoding holo-ACP synthase has translation MAFAGVGVDLVEIARMEEAICRRPRLKRRLFTDAERAYCERRARPAEHYAARFAAREAVLKALGTGFVGMGFKDVEVVVDERTGAPSARLSGAAAARAQELGVQEVALSLSHTREVAVANAVLVTESARPKAAEKPDPKREMAASFREARSILDELERVSEDGLHSLETSSEASPSHPASPPKE, from the coding sequence ATGGCATTTGCTGGCGTAGGCGTAGACCTGGTAGAGATCGCGCGCATGGAGGAGGCCATCTGCCGCCGCCCCCGTCTCAAGCGCCGCCTGTTCACCGACGCCGAGCGCGCCTACTGCGAGCGTCGCGCCCGTCCCGCCGAGCACTATGCGGCTCGCTTCGCCGCCCGCGAGGCGGTGCTCAAGGCCTTGGGCACAGGTTTTGTCGGCATGGGTTTCAAGGACGTGGAGGTGGTGGTGGACGAGCGCACCGGCGCCCCCTCCGCCCGCCTTTCCGGAGCCGCCGCGGCACGAGCCCAAGAGCTCGGGGTACAAGAGGTAGCGCTGTCGCTTTCCCACACCCGGGAGGTGGCGGTGGCCAACGCCGTGCTGGTGACGGAGTCTGCGCGCCCTAAAGCTGCCGAGAAACCCGACCCCAAGCGAGAGATGGCCGCCTCGTTCCGCGAGGCCCGCTCCATCCTGGACGAGCTGGAACGCGTCTCAGAAGACGGGCTCCACTCCCTCGAGACCTCCTCTGAGGCCTCCCCATCGCACCCTGCCTCCCCTCCAAAGGAGTGA
- a CDS encoding NAD(P)H-hydrate epimerase encodes MQPVLNIEDVRQVEQSLTLEGVSLAELMRRAGHAVAQEVLASRPQRVAILCGTGNNGGDGWVAAERLHEAGVAVQVVAPQDPQDLKSSLALMVAKSAVAAGVSYTVAPSTDELAALLSSSDVVVDALLGTGFHGAPAAPFDLWIQEVNRTSATVVAVDVPSGLSAQTGHAPGQAVYADTTVTMISLKPGLISGRGRDLCGSIVLAPLASQTDRLVVEADPVAWRCDAQDYLEVLPCDTQDIDKYSRGSVLVVAGSLRFPGAAIMAAQAAARAGAGYVTLVVPDRVATVCRTHLLEIPVVGMPSTPEGQFSVEGKAQIVSMAEKASAVLCGPGMGVSADTVAVTSALLECSRPLVLDADALNALGRMTTNRLDNFPELIRREAPLVLTPHRRELGRIAGTPNDPPDSLTAALEAARRVVWADGGTDICVVAKGEATGCVGVEIALLPKPGPAALATAGSGDVLAGTMAATLARGLESNELLPLLCAYACEVHGLAGTLAAENCGSRGVIASDVIACLGLASDAMEESVSMAVSGAAQEGDAAHPQVSGR; translated from the coding sequence ATGCAACCTGTGCTCAATATCGAGGACGTACGTCAGGTGGAGCAGTCGCTCACCTTGGAAGGCGTGAGCTTGGCCGAGCTTATGCGCCGCGCTGGTCATGCCGTGGCCCAGGAGGTGCTGGCGTCCCGTCCCCAAAGGGTCGCCATCCTCTGCGGCACGGGCAACAACGGCGGCGACGGCTGGGTGGCCGCCGAACGCCTCCATGAGGCCGGGGTGGCCGTGCAGGTGGTGGCGCCCCAAGACCCCCAGGATCTCAAGAGCTCGCTGGCCCTTATGGTGGCCAAGAGCGCGGTGGCTGCCGGCGTGAGCTATACGGTGGCTCCTAGCACCGACGAGCTGGCGGCGCTGCTCTCCTCCTCAGACGTCGTGGTGGATGCGCTTTTGGGCACCGGTTTCCACGGCGCCCCCGCGGCCCCCTTCGACCTTTGGATCCAAGAGGTCAACCGCACTTCTGCCACGGTGGTGGCAGTGGATGTGCCCAGCGGCCTTTCGGCCCAAACCGGCCATGCTCCCGGCCAAGCGGTCTACGCGGACACCACGGTGACCATGATCTCCCTCAAGCCCGGCCTCATCTCCGGTCGCGGCCGCGACCTTTGCGGCTCCATCGTGCTGGCCCCTCTGGCCTCGCAAACCGATCGCCTGGTGGTCGAGGCAGACCCCGTGGCGTGGCGCTGCGACGCCCAGGACTATCTGGAGGTGCTGCCCTGCGACACCCAGGATATCGACAAGTACTCCCGCGGCTCGGTGCTGGTGGTGGCAGGCTCTTTGCGCTTCCCCGGCGCGGCCATCATGGCAGCCCAGGCGGCAGCTCGTGCGGGCGCCGGCTACGTGACGCTGGTGGTGCCCGACCGCGTCGCTACCGTCTGCCGCACCCACCTCTTGGAGATCCCCGTGGTAGGCATGCCCTCTACGCCCGAGGGGCAATTCTCGGTAGAGGGAAAGGCCCAGATCGTGTCCATGGCAGAGAAGGCCTCGGCCGTGCTTTGCGGCCCCGGTATGGGGGTGAGCGCAGACACGGTGGCGGTGACCTCAGCGCTTTTGGAGTGCTCGCGCCCCCTGGTGCTCGATGCCGACGCCCTGAACGCCCTGGGTCGCATGACCACCAACCGCCTGGACAACTTCCCCGAGCTCATCCGCCGAGAAGCCCCCCTGGTGCTCACGCCCCATCGTCGGGAGCTGGGACGCATTGCCGGCACCCCCAACGATCCCCCCGATTCATTGACGGCGGCCCTGGAAGCGGCGCGCCGGGTGGTCTGGGCCGACGGCGGCACCGACATCTGCGTGGTGGCCAAAGGCGAGGCTACCGGCTGCGTGGGCGTGGAGATCGCCCTTCTGCCCAAGCCGGGCCCTGCTGCGCTGGCAACTGCCGGCTCGGGCGACGTGCTGGCGGGCACCATGGCGGCCACGCTGGCCCGCGGCTTGGAGTCCAACGAGCTTCTGCCCCTTCTGTGCGCCTATGCCTGCGAGGTCCATGGGTTGGCGGGCACGCTGGCCGCCGAGAACTGCGGCAGCCGCGGAGTGATCGCCTCTGACGTCATCGCCTGTCTGGGGCTGGCCTCAGATGCAATGGAGGAATCGGTGTCCATGGCGGTGTCGGGCGCAGCCCAAGAGGGCGATGCGGCTCACCCGCAGGTCTCAGGGAGGTAA
- the alr gene encoding alanine racemase yields the protein MAAGYGSSRYGEAEGARPSVARCPETRWSWVEIDRGALRSNVRAYKKLLGRNTKMMCVVKADAYGHGAAVCAPIMASAGADAFAVATVQEGIELREYVDKPILLLSQPPQESIPDLLAYDIMPSVYTIEFALAFGEYAANAGAQGRYHLALDTGMTRIGVRYQDAVDFRRAVDFHSGLVCEGTFTHFATADVVGDWDWELQRAHFDEAVANLREAGFDPGLVHCDNTPSVVLHSDTHYDMVRVGVGLYGLHPCDASEPLVDLKPVMSVRARVTRAQYPPVGAGVSYGMTYRVPKSSIQIATVPLGYADGYSRTLSNKADVIVAGQRHHQVGNVCMDQFMFAVDVNENRSYAPSAPVEEGDLVTIMGADGRERISAEELAELRGTINYEVVCDFGLRLEKVYV from the coding sequence ATGGCGGCTGGTTATGGCTCTTCTCGGTATGGGGAGGCAGAGGGCGCGCGCCCCTCGGTCGCCCGGTGCCCTGAGACGCGCTGGAGCTGGGTGGAGATCGACAGAGGCGCGCTGCGCTCCAACGTGCGGGCCTACAAGAAGCTCTTGGGCCGCAACACCAAGATGATGTGCGTGGTCAAAGCCGACGCCTATGGCCACGGCGCGGCGGTGTGCGCCCCCATCATGGCCTCTGCCGGGGCCGACGCTTTCGCGGTGGCCACGGTGCAAGAGGGCATCGAGCTGCGTGAGTATGTGGACAAGCCCATCTTGCTGCTCTCTCAGCCGCCCCAGGAGTCCATCCCAGACCTTTTGGCCTACGACATCATGCCTTCGGTCTACACCATCGAGTTTGCACTGGCCTTTGGAGAGTACGCCGCCAATGCGGGAGCTCAGGGCCGCTATCATCTGGCACTGGACACTGGCATGACGCGCATTGGCGTGCGCTACCAAGACGCCGTGGACTTCAGGCGCGCCGTGGACTTCCACAGCGGCCTGGTGTGTGAGGGCACCTTCACCCACTTCGCCACCGCAGACGTGGTAGGCGACTGGGACTGGGAGCTTCAGCGTGCGCACTTTGACGAGGCAGTCGCCAATCTGCGAGAGGCGGGTTTTGATCCGGGGCTGGTGCACTGCGACAACACCCCCTCGGTGGTGCTGCACTCAGACACCCACTACGATATGGTGCGCGTGGGAGTGGGGCTCTATGGGCTTCACCCTTGCGACGCCTCTGAGCCTCTCGTCGATCTGAAGCCGGTGATGAGCGTGCGGGCGCGGGTGACGCGGGCTCAGTATCCGCCGGTAGGGGCCGGGGTGTCCTACGGCATGACCTATCGGGTGCCCAAGTCTTCCATCCAAATCGCCACGGTGCCCCTGGGCTACGCCGACGGCTATTCGCGCACCCTCTCCAACAAGGCCGACGTCATCGTGGCCGGCCAGCGCCACCATCAAGTGGGAAACGTGTGCATGGACCAGTTCATGTTTGCCGTGGATGTGAACGAGAACCGCTCCTATGCCCCCTCTGCCCCGGTGGAGGAGGGCGACCTGGTGACTATTATGGGCGCCGACGGTCGCGAGCGCATCTCGGCAGAGGAGCTGGCAGAGCTTCGCGGCACCATCAACTACGAGGTGGTCTGCGACTTTGGCCTGCGCCTGGAGAAGGTCTACGTCTAG
- a CDS encoding uracil-DNA glycosylase — protein sequence MLEIPGYPSPAPGQVPLEAIRAELGDCHRCPLWETRTHIVFGDGNPHARVMIIGEAPGKNEDLQGVPFVGAAGKKLDALLEIANLRRDEVYIANVLKCRPPSNRDPRPEEIAECSPFLREQIRSIWPEVLVCLGNFATRFVLHTEKGITALRGRFYETGHFRVLPVFHPAAAIYDRTKQAFLEEDFALLGQWLATHEPPQGA from the coding sequence ATGCTGGAGATTCCCGGATACCCCTCGCCGGCTCCGGGGCAGGTGCCCTTGGAGGCTATCCGCGCCGAGCTGGGGGATTGCCATAGGTGCCCTCTGTGGGAGACCCGCACGCATATCGTCTTTGGCGACGGCAACCCCCATGCCCGGGTCATGATCATTGGGGAAGCTCCGGGCAAAAACGAGGATCTCCAAGGCGTCCCCTTTGTGGGTGCCGCAGGCAAGAAGCTGGACGCGCTGCTAGAGATCGCGAACCTGCGCCGCGACGAGGTCTATATCGCCAACGTGCTCAAATGCCGGCCGCCTTCAAATCGCGACCCGCGCCCCGAGGAGATCGCCGAGTGCAGCCCCTTCCTGCGTGAGCAGATACGCTCCATCTGGCCCGAGGTGCTGGTGTGCCTAGGCAACTTCGCCACTCGCTTCGTCCTTCATACCGAGAAGGGCATCACCGCGCTGCGCGGGCGTTTCTATGAGACGGGGCACTTTCGGGTGCTTCCGGTGTTTCACCCGGCTGCCGCCATCTACGACCGCACCAAGCAGGCCTTTTTAGAAGAGGACTTCGCCCTGTTGGGCCAGTGGCTGGCCACCCACGAGCCGCCCCAAGGAGCTTAA